A genome region from Anastrepha ludens isolate Willacy chromosome 3, idAnaLude1.1, whole genome shotgun sequence includes the following:
- the LOC128857532 gene encoding zinc finger protein 62-like, whose translation MSLLTKENAKDHCRTCLKRLNGCTEMASSACNTDETPDNKDMHFNICSDPELQHLVCTYVDGPYKSEAPNLAIHNFPENVCLGCYNKLQNFVAFRKRAQQSAEKLRTVLNCSSGIIKVELNYEEEENEQQKTDPVGLSVWDYKLQDALMENEEVFFETSVANLADVELKDDAVVPFEPLVSECSGKPSPPSVSECSGKQSVEKEDDVKKEMSQVDKKDKYKCSHCEQSYAFNSELESHVRQAHDITKMPFSCGHCDKSYRYIRSLQEHVKHKHQAVVSADAQFKCTLCPKAFLTNLSLKKHMCFHIKKDMSRVCGICSKRFPVKSWLVEHLRTHSTDGRIPCGQCDKSFMWYQDLLNHERSSHLKEKLFPCKLCDKSFQTQKSLRFHSYRHSGEKPYLCDVCGKGFRQPTAMKQHRLKHFKNDTTEKNKRKMPFLTKENLKQHCRTCLKKLKIQDNSLMPNVDVADEVSECISIVNNEELQNLIASYMEEHWPIEVRELILGEYPQCVCIHCYNKLQSFGLFRELIKKSAKKLQAILCHGVNEVEIDDDGPEENQGICKEPETARATDTFNFLHKDTLMETESVKFESENVGTLMSESVPDPDPFHTDISTKRKATQSEISNNAVNEENYDQVWQSYSQDESEVDLEKPSISVTYENVDSRILKSQKVKSNLTNTLECIPNDKHNDDGLGNIMCTRARSKRTAEYVATKIEKHKKGMKEAIEVSQHAQKLVDTDQADSEPKRRNKGTKNRFKCEQCSHSFAQKITLEAHRRKVHEGSKRPFQCDRCEKSYKFIGSLYTHNKEVHEAEVRSYSCNIPGCDRVYTSFIAMQRHKQLKHSDTPCVKEYVCEQCGATFNQSGNLKSHRRSKHPTDAEQTAQDQLKERFECDVCKKVFHSRYTLKYHTLQLHTNEMRYECNVCGRKMAKKFMLVQHMLVHSTAKMLCEHCGKGFVRKFELEAHVRIVHMKLKPFKCQYCSECFAIRKTLRHHEYIHTGEKPYVCDVCGQAYRHQSCLKNHRESHERINVDNVISTNSNGTLMNSDLNAPYHIIAQKIVPLTNGNTDATNFSSNVNEVTNL comes from the exons atgtcGTTGTTAACAAAGGAGAATGCAAAGGATCACTGTCGTACTTGCTTAAAAAGACTAAATGGTTGCACAGAGATGGCTTCTAGTGCATGTAATACAGATGAGACACCGGATAATAAGGATATGCACTTCAACATCTGCAGCGATCCAGAATTACAGCATCTAGTTTGTACTTATGTGGATGGTCCGTATAAGAGCGAAGCGCCAAATTTGGCCATTCATAATTTTCCAGAAAATGTTTGCCTTGGTTGCTATAATAAGCTTCAGAACTTTGTTGCATTTCGTAAACGGGCACAACAGAGCGCAGAAAAATTACGCACAGTACTTAATTGTAGTAGTGGCATCATTAAAGTAGAATTAAATTATGAGGAAGAGGAAAATGAGCAGCAAAAAACTGATCCGGTCGGTCTATCAGTATGGGATTATAAACTACAg gatGCACTTATGGAAAACGAAGAGGTATTTTTCGAAACATCAGTAGCTAACTTGGCGGATGTAGAATTAAAAGACGATGCAGTAGTTCCATTCGAACCATTAGTATCCGAGTGTAGTGGTAAACCGTCGCCGCCATCGGTATCCGAATGCAGTGGGAAGCAAAGTGTGGAAAAAGAGGACGACGTAAAGAAAGAAATGTCTCAAGTAGACAAAAAAGACAAATACAAATGTTCACATTGTGAGCAAAGCTACGCGTTCAATTCCGAATTGGAGTCTCATGTACGTCAGGCTCACGATATAACAAAAATGCCATTTTCTTGCGGGCATTGTGACAAGTCGTATAGGTATATCCGTAGTCTGCAAGAACATGTGAAACATAAGCATCAGGCAGTGGTGAGTGCAGATGCTCAATTCAAGTGCACTTTATGTCCCAAGGCGTTTTTAACGAATTTGTCGCTGAAAAAACATATGTGTTTTCACATTAAGAAAGATATGTCGCGTGTTTGTGGAATTTGTAGTAAACGGTTTCCGGTAAAAAGTTGGCTGGTCGAGCACTTGCGCACACATTCTACCGATGGCAGAATACCGTGTGGTCAATGCGATAAAAGTTTTATGTGGTATCAAGATTTGTTAAATCACGAACGTTCATCGCATCTCAAAGAGAAACTATTTCCCTGCAAATTGTGCGACAAATCGTTCCAAACGCAAAAATCTTTGCGCTTCCACAGTTACCGGCATTCTGGTGAGAAACCATATCTCTGCGATGTTTGTGGAAAAGGCTTTCGGCAGCCAACAGCAATGAAACAGCATCGGTTAAAGCATTTTAAAAATGACACGActgaaaaaa ataagcgAAAAATGCCATTTCTAACTAAAGAAAATCTTAAGCAGCATTGCCGCACttgtctgaaaaaattaaaaatacaagatAACAGTTTAATGCCAAATGTAGATGTAGCAGACGAAGTTTCAGAGTGTATTAGCATCGTTAATAATGAGGAGTTACAAAATCTTATAGCTTCCTACATGGAAGAGCATTGGCCTATTGAAGTGCGTGAACTGATATTGGGGGAATATCCTCAGTGTGTATGCATACATTGCTACAATAAACTGCAAAGTTTTGGATTATTTCGCGAACTAATAAAGAAAAGTGCTAAAAAACTGCAGGCGATACTCTGCCATGGAGTTAATGAAGTGGAAATTGACGACGATGGGCCCGAAGAAAATCAAGGAATTTGTAAAGAACCAGAAACTGCGCGGGCGACAGATACGTTTAACTTCTTG CACAAGGATACACTTATGGAAACCGAATCAGTTAAGTTTGAGTCAGAAAATGTGGGAACGTTAATGAGTGAGAGTGTACCAGATCCCGATCCATTCCACACTGATATTTCAACTAAACGTAAAGCAACACAAAGTGAAATTTCAAATAACGCTGTCAACGAAGAAAACTATGATCAAGTATGGCAAAGTTATAGCCAAGATGAATCCGAAGTTGATTTAGAAAAACCATCTATATCAGTGacatatgaaaatgttgatagcAGGATCTTGAAAAGTCAAAAAGTTAAAAGCAATTTAACTAATACTCTTGAATGTATTCCAAACGATAAacataatgacgatggtttagGAAATATAATGTGTACACGCGCACGTAGTAAGCGAACTGCAGAATATGTGgctacaaaaatagaaaaacataaaaaaggtatGAAAGAAGCTATCGAGGTTAGTCAACATGCTCAAAAGCTTGTGGACACTGACCAGGCAGATAGTGAACCGAAGAGACGCAATAAAGGTACTAAAAACCGCTTCAAATGCGAGCAGTGTAGTCACAGTTTCGCTCAAAAAATCACCCTCGAAGCTCATAGACGTAAAGTGCATGAAGGAAGCAAGCGTCCCTTTCAATGTGATCGATGTGAAAAATCGTATAAATTCATCGGTAGTCTATATACGCACAACAAGGAAGTTCATGAAGCTGAGGTGCGTTCATATTCGTGCAACATACCTGGATGTGACCGTGTCtatactagttttattgcaatgCAAAGACATAAACAATTGAAACACTCGGATACACCCTGCGTGAAAGAATATGTTTGCGAACAATGTGGCGCAACATTCAACCAATCCGGTAATCTTAAATCTCATCGTCGTTCTAAACATCCTACAGACGCAGAACAAACCGCTCAAGACCAATTGAAGGAGCGTTTTGAATGTGACGTGTGTAAGAAAGTGTTCCATTCACGTTACACCTTAAAGTATCACACCTTACAACTGCACACCAACGAAATGAGGTACGAGTGTAATGTGTGTGGCcgtaaaatggcaaaaaaatttatgCTCGTCCAACATATGTTAGTTCACTCTACTGCTAAGATGCTGTGTGAACACTGCGGTAAGGGGTTTGTTAGAAAATTTGAGTTGGAAGCACACGTTAGAATAGTGCACATGAAATTGAAGCCTTTTAAATGTCAGTATTGTTCCGAGTGTTTTGCTATAAGAAAAACGTTGCGCCATCATGAGTACATACACACCGGTGAGAAACCGTATGTTTGTGATGTCTGTGGGCAGGCGTATCGTCACCAGTCCTGTTTGAAAAACCATCGTGAATCGCACGAAAGAATTAATGTTGATAACGTGATATCAACCAATAGTAATGGGACACTAATGAACTCAGATTTGAATGCACCATATCATATAATTGCGCAGAAAATAGTACCTCTGACAAATGGTAACACCGATGCAACAAACTTTAGTAGCAACGTTAACGAAGTAACTAATTTGTAA
- the LOC128858073 gene encoding uncharacterized protein LOC128858073 — translation MDEFNFANGVPAVLTRHIVLQKYVNALRHFRNLSENSFQIRPFYFDNYVLWQYFQQQSSLETDRDLDIRNYSTPSSLAFLKLELLSQILDRRRQILYWLFYLMLLSLCVFAYRHRNDSLYTEASLSAPGEQSVHSFVYPSMRMWRRITLPLLQRFPRLTELYDESCLMQNPFFQGVNALNCDPCSNVESVLDLTAETAIHYEDSNKSQNERSKKDSTADMSNEFVPFVFKIKQEPIQLEDFYNVYVNNHEIFLRDAYRVQSTNRDVTNLEELFTKFNHSQRKEEPMHNLETHNMWRCNRMLPARLLRKLFASPTLRLTRTGIALERYMAIDTAQAPAYTLPDTECANVYVQQALGTRYIFLRPTSECRHHCRTLSLRLPQSFVLSYNWQYWKPISAPDPIHDSYSITLIGSYC, via the exons ATGGAcgaatttaattttgctaatgGCGTTCCCGCTGTGCTTACACGCCATATAGTGCTGCAAAAATATGTGAATGCGCTTCGCCACTTTCGTAATTTATCTGAAAACTCATTCCAAATACGACCCTTTTATTTCGATAATTACGTGTTATGGCAGTATTTTCAACAACAAAGCTCACTGGAAACGGATCGCGATTTGGATATAAGAAACTACTCAACACCATCTTCTTTAGCATTTCTTAAATTAGAGCTGCTCAGTCAGATCCTTGATCGCCGTCGGCAAATTCTTTATTGGCTGTTTTATCTTATGTTACTTTCACTGTGCGTATTTGCTTATCGCCATCGGAATGACTCACTATACACCGAAGCATCATTGTCAGCACCAGGAGAACAGAGTGTTCATTCATTTGTTTATCCCAGCATGCGAATGTGGCGTCGCATTACACTGCCATTGTTGCAACGTTTCCCACGACTTACAGAATTGTACGACGAGTCGTGCCTCATGCAAAATCCTTTCTTCCAAGGTGTAAATGCACTCAATTGTGATCCTTGTTCCAATGTAGAAAGTGTACTTGATTTAACAGCAGAGACAGCAATACATTATGAGGACTCTAACAAATCTCAAAATGAACGCAGTAAAAAGGACAGTACAGCCGATATGTCAAATGAATTTGTGCCTTTTGTATTTAAG ATAAAACAAGAACCAATTCAGCTCGAGGATTTCTACAATGTTTATGTCAACAATCATGAGATCTTCCTGCGTGACGCTTATCGCGTGCAATCGACTAATCGTGACGTGACCAACCTTGAGGAGCTCTTCACCAAATTCAATCACTCACAACGTAAAGAAGAGCCCATGCATAACTTAGAGACGCATAACATGTGGCGCTGTAATCGTATGTTGCCGGCACGCCTATTACGTAAACTGTTTGCAAGCCCAACTTTGCGTCTGACCCGTACCGGCATAGCGCTGGAACGGTACATGGCCATCGATACAGCTCAAGCTCCCGCGTACACCTTGCCCGACACCGAATGTGCAAATGTATACGTGCAACAAGCGCTTGGAACTCGTTATATTTTTCTACGTCCAACAAGTGAATGTCGACATCATTGCCGAACATTGTCATTACGTTTACCACAATCTTTCGTCC TCAGCTACAATTGGCAATATTGGAAACCAATTTCTGCCCCCGACCCTATACACGATTCGTACTCAATTACACTAATTGGGTCTTATTGTTAA